CCGGCGCCGCCGGCGCGATCACGGCGCGACGGGGGCCGGGCGCGGGACGACGCCGGGCGGCGGCTCCGGCGGGCCAGGCGCGGCCTGCAAGGTGCGCACCATGCGATCGGCGCGGTGAAGCCAGACCGCGGCGCAACCGGCGGCCCATGCGACGGCCATCGCGATCTCGATTGGACCCGGGCGCGCCAGGCTGGCCAGCCAGATGGCGGATCCGGGAAACAGCAGGAAGAGGAAGCGCGCCAGCGGTCCGGCGCCCGCCAGGAGGGCGATCCCGCCGGCAAGCCAAGGCAACAGCCAGCCCACCAGGAGGAACGCGACGGCGGGGCTGCGGGACCGGGCGGCCCGGGTGGCCATCAGCACCTGCAGCAGCGCGGCGCCGGTCACCATCGCAAAGCCGGCGACGGCCACCGCCGCGACCGATCCCTGCCGCCCGGGCGACAGCAGCAAAAGCAGGCCCGCGGCCACGAGTGCCGGCACCCAGATCGCCTGCGGCAGCCACCACTGGTGCGGTCGGCCGCGGCGCGCCTCACGCCAGACGGGCCGCCACGCGTGCGTGGCGCAGGCGGTGGCCGCAAGGCCGAAGCAGAGCGTGGCCAGGACGACGACCGGAAACCCCTCCGGCCGGCTGCCACCCCAGGCCGCCCCGGCCCACAGCCCCACGATCGCGCAGGCCAGGAGGCCGTGAAAGCGCATCCCCGGTCCCTCGGGCCTGTCCGTCGCGGCGACGGTAGCCCAGACCAAGAGCGCCCCGAACACCAGGTAGTGAACCGCGGCAAACCAGAGCGTGCCGAGCTCCAGGCCCCACAAGCGCGACCAGTCCCCCGCGAAGGCGGCAGGCGTGGGCGTGGCCATCAAGGCGAAGTGAGTAAAGCTCATCCCCGTGAAGGCGAAATCCGCGCCGAGGCTCGCCACAAAGCCGGAAACCGGCAAAAGGAAAACGAAGATCGGGAGCCCGTTCCGGGGCCGGTCGGCGATGTTGACAGCCGTGAAAACGACCAGCAGGAATAGTAGCGCCTGGTGAGCGAGCGCCGCCGCGGGCGGCACACCAGCCGGGCCGGCGAGCCAGAGCGCGACTGCCGCCAGGCAGGCCACAGAGGGCAGGAGGTTCGCGAGATGCCCCCCGGCTCCCCCGAGTACGCTCGCCGGGGCGGTTAGCGGCACGAGGCGCAGCTCGTCTTGTTCGGCTACCGCCGCCGCGGGCGATGCGGGAGGCCGCAGTAACAACGCGGGGCCGATGAAGATCCAGAACCCTTCTATCGCGCTGAAGACGAAGTACACACCTGGCGGGGGAAAAAAGGTCGAAGCCAGCATCGCGGCCCCGCCGATCGCCAGCGCGATCAGGACCGGCGGCAGCCAGCCCCAGTCGCGCAAGCGCGGCCAGGCGACCAGGGCCGCCGGCGGGCTCATCGCGAGCAGCAAGGCCAGGGTGCGCGGCGTGCTTCCGCGCGGCGCGTGGCCAGACGGCACGGACACCTCGCCGGCCGCGGCGCGGAGGGACCGGAGCTTCACCGCGAGCCAGGCACCGGCCGCGAGGGCGAGCGCTGCGGGAAGCGCCCCGGAGGCGCCTCCCGGGAGTTGCCAGCTCCGACCTGGCGGCAACCACGACAGAAGCACCAGGATGCCGGCGACCGCCATTCCGAGCAGGACGAGCGCGCGGACCGTCGCGGAGGCCGCGAGCCGCCTGGCCTGCGCGGCCCACCCGATGGCCAAGACGAGCGCCGCCACGTCCAGAGCTTCTCGCCAGGGCAGGCGCCCCGTTCCGGCCGCCGGTGCGAGCAGCGCGGCCGCCGCCATGACCGCCAGGCAGACCGTGAGGAGCTCGTTGCTCGCGCGATCCCTCAGCGGGGGCGGCATCGCCAACCCGCGCCGCCGTGCCGCGGCGAAGCCGGCGATCGCGCCATCACGCGACGGCGCGGTCGCCGCGGCGGCGGCCCCGGCCAGACCTGCCAGGAAGGCCATGTAGAGCCACGCCGACCTGTCGGCCAGGGCCACCCGCGCCGAGCCGCCGACCAGCAGGATGCAGAGCAGCAGACCCAGGACGCACGCGAACGGTTTTCCCAGCGGCGCCGCGGCCGGGGCGCGCACGGCCCGCGCCAGGGCGAGGAAGCCCATCAGCCCAAACGGAATCTGGTGCACGCACTGCATGACGACGGGGCCCACGTCCACTCCCAAGAAGGTCACCGGAGCGGCCGCGGGCCTGCCCAGCAGATCGGCGATGCCGGGAGCCGGCGTCAGGTACTGCAGCAGCGGTACCTGCGAGCCCCTCCCCAAGATGGTCGACACTATGGAAGTGACCAGCACTCCCGCGAGCAGCAAGGGTACCATACGGCCAGCGAGGGCCGGCACCGGCTTCCACTCCAGCGCGGGTAGGGCGAGCCAGGGCACCCAGCAGGCGACGAAAAGGCCCATCTGCAGGTAGGCGACGCCGAGCGTTCCGATCGAGACGCCGCCCGCGATGGCGAGCACCACGGCGATGGGCAGGCCGCAGATGATCAGCAATGCGGAGGCGACGCCGCCGACCGCCCAGAGGCCCAGCGCGAGCGCGGCGCCCGGGCCGAGCCAGGGATGCACCATGCCGAGCCAGCCGACCTGGGCGGTGCCGCTTGCGCCTGCGATGACGAACAGGATCAGCCCCTGCCCCAACAGGAACGCCGCCAGGCCTCCTTCCCAGCCCGTGAAGAACGCGGGCACGCCGAGGTAGGCGTTTAAGGCAACGAGTCCCCCGAGCCGCCAGGGATGCTTCGCCAGGCCGCGCAGGAACAGCCAGGGGAGCGCCTGCCAGGATGCGTCCAAGGCTAGGTGACCTCGGTCGCCCCGACGGCCAGGAAGACCGAATCCAGGTCGCCCGCGTCACGTGCGAACGCCGAGACCGCGACTCCCTGGCCGACGAGGGTAGCCAGGAGTGCGGCGGCATCCTCGTCGGTGCCCGAGAAGGCGCATTCGAATCCGGCGGCTCCCTGCGATAGCTCCGCCACGTGCGGATCTGCGGCCAGGATGGCCCCCGCACCGTCGGTTGGTCCCGCCACCGCCACGCGCAGGCGCGACCGCGGGATGGCCCGGGCCGTGACCTCGCCGACGGCTCCCTGCTCGACCAGGCGCCCCATTTCCATGATGCCGGTGGACGTGCAGATCTCGGAAAGGTCCGGCAGCACGTGGCTGGAGATCAGGATGGTCCGGCCCTGCCGCGCCAGGTCTACCAGCAGGCGCTTGAGCATGGCGCGAGCGGCCGGATCCATGCCGCTGGCCGGTTCGTCGAGGAGGAAGACCTGGGGCTGGTGAACCAGGGTCTTGCCCAGGACCAGCCGCTGGCGCATTCCGCGGGAGAGTGACGCGGTCCTGGCGTCGGCCTTGGCGGAGAGCTCCACCAGCTCGAGGCAGTCCC
The DNA window shown above is from Candidatus Tanganyikabacteria bacterium and carries:
- a CDS encoding ABC transporter ATP-binding protein: MTDAAHTRNVIEIRNLRIDYEEVCAVRDLTLDIGRGEIFGLIGANGAGKTSTLKALVGLLEPTWGEVRICGFDFDRQLTELRRSVGYMADFAPVFEDLTVWEYMAFFAAAHQIPRQRRDAAIRDCLELVELSAKADARTASLSRGMRQRLVLGKTLVHQPQVFLLDEPASGMDPAARAMLKRLLVDLARQGRTILISSHVLPDLSEICTSTGIMEMGRLVEQGAVGEVTARAIPRSRLRVAVAGPTDGAGAILAADPHVAELSQGAAGFECAFSGTDEDAAALLATLVGQGVAVSAFARDAGDLDSVFLAVGATEVT